A part of Ictalurus furcatus strain D&B chromosome 8, Billie_1.0, whole genome shotgun sequence genomic DNA contains:
- the ccdc160 gene encoding coiled-coil domain-containing protein 160 homolog — MTGLHEDLDSNHHWVEKLFPPHFTFQDLLEGKVYSAEEPRLAYTPLNLPSDRTESRKQIYLSVLRNIQQQEEMIKRRNLVQRMSRNDDPVDGQDKHLCETPNTDCSERTRCIWNQEDISTIRAALNEIERDRWRLREQLKTSEEQLSNKREEKNQLQGLLEEHEEQLKGLRKKAARQTLVVKTLKMENHKMGVQLEQLAKQSQEKAMEANRLRADLRKSNARSRQIREECSDLAQELKRVKEQQKIECAREVQAARMEHEATLARLQIELDETRAQLKTEKENHAQNLTALEHLRHHFYNQ; from the coding sequence ATGACAGGACTGCATGAAGACCTTGACTCCAACCATCACTGGGTGGAAAAGCTGTTTCCTCCTCACTTCACTTTCCAAGACTTGCTAGAAGGCAAAGTCTACAGTGCTGAAGAACCACGACTCGCTTATACACCTTTAAATCTGCCATCTGACAGGACTGAATCTAGGAAGCAgatctatttaagtgtattgaGAAACATACAGCAGCAGGAAGAAATGATCAAGAGGAGGAACCTAGTACAGAGAATGAGCAGAAATGACGATCCAGTTGATGGACAGGATAAACATTTGTGTGAAACACCGAATACAGACTGCAGTGAGAGAACAAGGTGCATTTGGAACCAGGAGGACATCTCAACAATCCGGGCAGCTCTGAATGAAATAGAAAGAGACCGATGGAGGCTGAGGGAGCAGCTCAAAACTTCTGAGGAACAACTGAGCAACAAGCGAGAGGAGAAGAATCAGCTGCAGGGGTTGCTGGAGGAACATGAAGAGCAACTGAAGGGCTTAAGAAAAAAGGCAGCACGTCAAACCTTGGTGGTGAAGACTCTGAAGATGGAAAATCACAAAATGGGTGTTCAATTAGAGCAGCTTGCTAAGCAGAGCCAAGAAAAGGCCATGGAGGCAAATAGGCTAAGGGCTGACCTGAGAAAATCCAATGCCAGATCACGCCAAATAAGGGAGGAATGCTCAGATTTAGCCCAAGAGttgaagagagtgaaggagcaACAGAAGATTGAATGTGCGAGAGAAGTGCAGGCAGCCAGGATGGAGCACGAGGCTACCTTGGCGAGGCTACAGATAGAGCTGGATGAGACTCGGGCCCAACTCAAGACTGAGAAGGAGAATCATGCACAGAATCTCACAGCTCTGGAGCACCTACGCCACCACTTTTATAATCAGTGA